Proteins found in one Fusobacterium varium genomic segment:
- the mrdA gene encoding penicillin-binding protein 2: protein MKNRNIEIKLGNESTKRDIIYKIFVIFIFLGLILRMMYLQLYRGDKYAYLAEKNRFKLKKIESPRGKIYDRNGKLVVTNGAGYRLVYLKERDNNPEIVKEISEVTGYDEEFIKKRIKNGEIFPYTRENVLVESLDEETAHKLMEKIIDYPYLQVQTYSKRRYLYDSTASHSIGYVKKISEKEYEKLKDEGYSPRDIIGKDGLERTYDKELQGEDGYEYIEVNAFNRVQRRVAEEKIPVPGKNLYMTLDMELQQYMEEQFKEDKRVGSFIAMNPKTGELITMVSYPTYSLNMFSSQILNEDWQKIINDPGRPLTNKTIAGEYPPGSVFKVVSAISFLENGIDPKEKYLDRNGYYEIGKWRWRAWKAGGHGYVDMKKSIVESANPYYYRLADQIGHKPIVETAHIFGLGEKTGIDIPGEKRGILPDVEWKKKVIGSGWYKGDTILLSIGQGYLTVTPLQIAVLYAAIANKGYTYSPHLAKSLVDFSGQEVEEILGKKHEIKNFPKKYYDILNDALVATVAQNNGTTKILRRKDITVAAKSGSAQNAHSKTTHAWVAGYFPAENPEIVFTVVLEGAGGGGAMGGAMAKKFIDKYMEIKDRENGVEVPQKIEG from the coding sequence ATGAAAAATAGAAATATTGAGATAAAATTAGGAAATGAAAGTACTAAAAGAGATATTATATATAAGATATTTGTTATCTTTATATTTTTAGGTTTAATCCTTAGAATGATGTATTTACAATTATATAGAGGGGATAAATACGCTTATTTAGCTGAAAAAAATAGGTTTAAGTTAAAGAAGATTGAGTCTCCAAGGGGAAAAATCTACGACAGAAATGGAAAGTTAGTAGTGACAAATGGTGCAGGGTATAGACTTGTTTACTTAAAGGAAAGAGATAATAACCCAGAGATAGTTAAAGAGATAAGTGAAGTTACTGGATATGATGAGGAATTTATAAAAAAGAGAATTAAGAATGGGGAGATCTTCCCATATACTCGTGAAAATGTTTTGGTAGAGAGTTTAGATGAGGAAACAGCTCACAAATTAATGGAAAAAATTATAGATTACCCATATTTACAGGTACAAACTTATTCAAAAAGACGTTATCTCTATGATTCTACAGCTTCTCATAGTATTGGATATGTAAAGAAAATTTCAGAAAAAGAGTATGAAAAATTAAAAGATGAAGGGTATTCTCCAAGAGATATTATAGGTAAAGATGGTTTAGAAAGAACCTATGATAAGGAACTTCAAGGGGAAGATGGATATGAGTATATTGAGGTAAATGCCTTTAATAGAGTTCAAAGAAGAGTAGCAGAAGAAAAGATACCAGTACCTGGTAAAAATCTTTATATGACTCTTGATATGGAGTTACAACAATATATGGAAGAGCAATTTAAAGAGGATAAAAGGGTAGGATCATTTATAGCAATGAACCCTAAAACTGGTGAACTTATAACTATGGTAAGTTATCCTACATACTCATTAAATATGTTTAGCTCTCAAATTTTAAATGAAGATTGGCAAAAAATAATCAACGATCCAGGGCGACCTTTAACTAATAAAACTATTGCTGGAGAGTATCCACCAGGATCAGTATTTAAAGTAGTTTCAGCAATTTCATTTCTAGAAAATGGAATAGATCCTAAAGAGAAATATTTAGATAGAAATGGATATTATGAAATTGGAAAATGGAGATGGAGAGCTTGGAAAGCTGGAGGACATGGATATGTAGATATGAAAAAATCCATAGTTGAGTCAGCAAACCCTTACTATTATAGACTTGCTGATCAAATAGGGCATAAACCTATTGTAGAAACAGCACATATCTTTGGATTGGGAGAAAAAACTGGAATAGATATTCCAGGAGAAAAGAGAGGGATACTTCCAGATGTAGAATGGAAGAAAAAAGTTATAGGAAGTGGTTGGTATAAAGGGGATACAATTCTGTTATCAATAGGACAGGGGTATCTAACAGTAACACCTTTACAAATAGCAGTTCTCTATGCTGCTATAGCTAATAAAGGGTATACTTATTCTCCACATTTAGCTAAGAGTTTAGTTGATTTTAGTGGACAAGAAGTTGAAGAAATATTAGGAAAGAAACATGAAATAAAAAATTTCCCTAAAAAATACTATGATATTTTAAACGATGCTTTAGTAGCTACTGTAGCTCAAAACAATGGAACAACTAAGATTTTGAGAAGAAAAGATATAACAGTAGCAGCAAAAAGTGGATCTGCCCAAAATGCTCACTCTAAAACAACTCATGCTTGGGTAGCAGGATATTTTCCAGCTGAAAATCCAGAGATTGTATTTACAGTTGTATTGGAAGGAGCTGGAGGAGGAGGAGCCATGGGAGGAGCTATGGCTAAAAAATTTATAGATAAGTATATGGAAATAAAAGATAGGGAAAATGGAGTTGAAGTTCCTCAAAAAATAGAGGGATAG
- a CDS encoding LytR C-terminal domain-containing protein, translating to MSKKNGRLKVVVLVLIIIVALGAFLFININDGNKELDKNSRYLIIGKGNLIAVYEDKLAVKIPYEVSVSKDETFEDLVKTKNKEEIMATVNKILPEKVDNYKVVKFGEVKLNTKNSKNIPETTIGDKRYVLTSSLYSMFEEMYNDPNKANEVNENIIVDILNANGRGGYARKTGEKLKKNLSMKYNAANYETFLEESYVILNDISKDKTQEILMQLNEKYFKVKDVPTIPTLANVVVILGKEENVKFDVDIIGKGNVADEFTKELKKEGYKNVKNVVTDSKVETPVIEYNPEDYYIAYKIAKKLDIKDMIEKENLKNKINIFVNN from the coding sequence ATGAGTAAAAAGAATGGAAGATTAAAAGTAGTAGTATTGGTGTTAATTATAATAGTAGCTTTAGGTGCTTTTTTATTTATTAATATTAATGATGGCAATAAAGAGTTAGATAAAAATAGCAGATACTTAATAATAGGAAAGGGAAATTTAATTGCTGTATATGAAGATAAATTAGCTGTGAAAATTCCTTATGAAGTTAGTGTAAGTAAAGATGAAACATTTGAAGATCTTGTAAAAACTAAAAATAAAGAAGAAATCATGGCAACAGTAAATAAAATTTTACCAGAAAAAGTTGATAATTATAAAGTTGTAAAATTTGGTGAAGTTAAACTTAATACAAAAAATTCAAAAAATATTCCTGAAACAACTATTGGAGATAAAAGATATGTATTAACATCAAGTTTATATTCAATGTTTGAAGAGATGTATAATGACCCTAATAAAGCAAATGAAGTAAATGAAAATATAATTGTAGATATTTTAAATGCAAATGGTAGAGGTGGTTATGCAAGAAAAACAGGAGAGAAATTGAAGAAAAATCTTTCAATGAAGTATAATGCAGCTAACTATGAAACTTTCTTAGAGGAAAGTTATGTTATTTTAAATGATATTTCTAAAGATAAAACTCAAGAGATATTGATGCAACTAAATGAAAAATATTTCAAAGTAAAAGATGTTCCAACAATACCAACTTTAGCTAATGTAGTTGTAATCTTAGGTAAGGAAGAAAATGTAAAATTTGATGTTGATATTATAGGAAAAGGAAATGTAGCAGATGAGTTTACTAAAGAGTTAAAAAAAGAGGGATATAAAAATGTAAAAAATGTTGTTACAGATTCTAAAGTTGAAACTCCTGTAATTGAATATAATCCAGAAGATTACTATATAGCATATAAAATAGCTAAAAAACTAGATATAAAAGATATGATAGAAAAGGAAAATTTAAAGAATAAGATAAATATTTTTGTAAACAATTAA